The following proteins are encoded in a genomic region of Saccharopolyspora antimicrobica:
- a CDS encoding GntR family transcriptional regulator, with amino-acid sequence MPKHAQLREILRALASEELLPGSPVPSERELAVRYGVSRLTVREAVGQLVAEGLLVRVRGKGTFTTRPRVDSQLHLASFTEDMLRRGMHPETVLLEAAEAVPPEDTAEALGLAPRGTAYWLHRLRKADGAPMAVERGWYHAGLLPGLLHQDLTDSMYTLLDRRYGVQLETGTQTVLAEGADADTARLLGVRPGSPVLVFRRIATAQGRPIEDMTSWYRGDLYQVTMQLDRDPSGSGQHRPTIRPT; translated from the coding sequence ATGCCCAAGCACGCCCAGTTGCGGGAGATCCTGCGCGCGCTGGCGAGCGAGGAGCTGCTCCCCGGCTCACCCGTTCCCTCCGAGCGCGAACTCGCGGTCCGCTACGGCGTCTCGCGGCTGACCGTGCGGGAAGCCGTCGGCCAGCTGGTCGCCGAAGGACTGCTGGTGCGGGTGCGCGGCAAGGGCACCTTCACCACCCGGCCCCGAGTGGACTCCCAGCTGCACCTCGCATCGTTCACCGAGGACATGCTCCGCCGCGGCATGCACCCGGAGACCGTGCTGCTGGAGGCCGCCGAGGCGGTCCCGCCCGAGGACACCGCCGAGGCGCTCGGTCTCGCCCCCCGCGGGACCGCGTACTGGCTCCACCGGCTGCGCAAGGCCGACGGAGCTCCGATGGCGGTGGAGCGCGGCTGGTACCACGCCGGGCTGCTGCCCGGTCTCCTCCACCAGGACCTGACCGACTCGATGTACACCCTGCTGGACCGCCGCTACGGCGTGCAGCTGGAGACCGGCACCCAGACCGTGCTGGCCGAAGGCGCCGACGCCGACACGGCCCGGCTGCTCGGGGTGCGCCCCGGCAGCCCGGTCCTGGTGTTCCGCCGGATCGCCACCGCGCAGGGCCGCCCGATCGAGGACATGACTTCCTGGTACCGCGGCGATCTGTACCAGGTCACCATGCAGCTGGACCGCGACCCGAGCGGTTCCGGCCAGCACCGCCCGACCATCCGGCCCACCTGA
- the aroC gene encoding chorismate synthase — protein sequence MLRWMTAGESHGPALVAVLEGMVAGVEVTSTDIATQLERRKLGFGRSPRMNFEADELEIIGGVRHGRTQGGPIAVRIGNTEWPKWEQVMAADPVDEDVLASLARNAPLTRPRPGHADLAGMQKYGFDEARPVLERASARETAARVAVGTVARQFLKQLLGVEIVSHVISLGGVDAEHDVLPGPDDLAAIDENPVRAFGDAATERMMAEVDAAKKDGDTLGGVVEVIAYGLPPGIGSHVHWDRKLDARLAGALMSIQAIKGVEIGEGFANARRRGSAAHDEIYPDEGAKWVHRGSNRAGGLEGGITNGEPLIVRAAKKPISSLPRALATVDVVTGEPAQAMHQRSDITAVPRAAVVAETMVALVLAEAALEKFGGDSLPETRRNVEGYLTALRERAEKRQAR from the coding sequence GTGCTGCGCTGGATGACCGCTGGAGAATCGCATGGCCCCGCCCTGGTGGCGGTGTTGGAAGGCATGGTGGCCGGAGTCGAGGTGACCTCGACCGACATCGCGACCCAGTTGGAGCGCCGCAAGCTGGGGTTCGGCCGGAGCCCGCGGATGAACTTCGAGGCCGACGAGCTGGAGATCATCGGCGGTGTCCGCCACGGGCGCACCCAGGGCGGCCCGATCGCGGTCCGCATCGGCAACACCGAGTGGCCCAAGTGGGAGCAGGTGATGGCCGCCGACCCGGTCGACGAGGACGTGCTGGCCTCGCTGGCCCGCAACGCGCCGCTGACCCGCCCGCGGCCCGGTCACGCCGACCTCGCCGGGATGCAGAAGTACGGCTTCGACGAGGCCCGCCCGGTGCTGGAGCGCGCCAGCGCCCGCGAGACCGCGGCCCGCGTCGCCGTCGGCACGGTGGCCCGCCAGTTCTTGAAGCAGCTGCTCGGTGTGGAGATCGTCAGCCACGTGATCAGCCTGGGCGGCGTGGACGCCGAGCACGACGTGCTGCCCGGCCCGGACGACCTGGCCGCGATCGACGAGAACCCGGTGCGGGCCTTCGGCGACGCCGCGACCGAGCGGATGATGGCCGAGGTCGACGCGGCCAAGAAGGACGGCGACACGCTCGGCGGCGTGGTCGAGGTCATCGCCTACGGGCTGCCGCCGGGCATCGGCTCGCACGTGCACTGGGACCGCAAGCTCGACGCCCGGCTGGCCGGTGCGCTGATGAGCATCCAGGCGATCAAGGGCGTGGAGATCGGCGAGGGCTTCGCCAACGCGCGCCGCCGGGGCAGCGCCGCGCACGACGAGATCTACCCCGACGAGGGCGCGAAGTGGGTGCACCGCGGCAGCAACCGGGCCGGTGGCCTGGAGGGCGGCATCACCAACGGCGAGCCGCTGATCGTGCGCGCCGCCAAGAAGCCGATCTCCAGCCTGCCCCGCGCACTGGCCACTGTGGACGTGGTGACCGGTGAGCCGGCGCAGGCGATGCACCAGCGCTCGGACATCACCGCGGTGCCGCGCGCGGCGGTGGTCGCCGAGACGATGGTCGCGCTGGTGCTGGCCGAGGCCGCGCTGGAGAAGTTCGGCGGCGACTCGCTGCCGGAGACCCGGCGCAACGTCGAGGGCTACCTGACCGCTCTGCGCGAGCGCGCCGAGAAGCGGCAGGCGCGGTGA
- a CDS encoding prepilin peptidase yields MVVVIGIFGGVVGFGAGWFGRLVLGAARRGVVAPRWWCEVGVGVLWAVVAVRVAGGMPWWWAGVPLVVGWGGVLLSVCDIRAYRLPDVFTLPAYPVALLLVGVASVHQPGVWAGAIGGGLLFGGVYLLVRVVQPAAMGPGDVKLAGSLGLVVGAVSVGAVLAVIAAAALGTLVAASRWGRGAIPHGPAALVPAWLVTAFAPWP; encoded by the coding sequence ATGGTCGTGGTGATCGGGATCTTCGGCGGCGTTGTCGGGTTCGGCGCCGGGTGGTTCGGGCGGTTGGTGCTCGGGGCTGCTCGGCGGGGTGTGGTGGCGCCTCGGTGGTGGTGCGAGGTGGGCGTCGGAGTTCTGTGGGCCGTGGTGGCGGTGCGGGTCGCCGGTGGGATGCCGTGGTGGTGGGCGGGCGTTCCGCTCGTGGTCGGGTGGGGCGGCGTGCTGCTCTCGGTGTGCGACATCCGCGCTTACCGGCTGCCGGATGTGTTCACGTTGCCCGCCTACCCGGTGGCGTTGTTGCTGGTCGGCGTTGCGTCGGTGCATCAGCCCGGGGTGTGGGCCGGGGCGATCGGGGGCGGGTTGCTCTTCGGCGGGGTCTACCTGCTGGTGCGGGTGGTGCAGCCGGCGGCGATGGGGCCGGGCGATGTGAAGCTGGCGGGGAGCTTGGGGCTGGTGGTGGGCGCGGTGTCCGTCGGGGCGGTGCTGGCCGTGATCGCCGCGGCGGCGCTCGGCACGCTGGTCGCGGCTTCGCGGTGGGGGCGCGGGGCGATTCCGCACGGGCCGGCCGCGCTCGTTCCCGCGTGGCTGGTCACCGCGTTCGCGCCGTGGCCGTGA
- the alaS gene encoding alanine--tRNA ligase, producing the protein MQTHEINSRFTEHFRSRGHTVVPSASLILDDPTLLFVNAGMVQFKPYFLGEAPAPYPRATSIQKCVRTGDIDEVGKTTRHNTFFQMAGNFSFGDYFKEGAMQFAWELLTKSQSDGGYGFDPERLWVTVYEKDAQARQLWQDVVGVPADRIQERDGKDNYWDMGVPGPGGPCSEIYFDRGPKYGREGGPVADEDRYIEIWNLVFMQDIRGELSPKLGHEPIGTLPSKNIDTGMGVERVACLLQGVENVYETDLVRPVIAKAEELSGRRYGANHEDDVRFRVIADHARSGVMLVGDGVTPGNEARGYVLRRLLRRIIRSTRLLGVQEPVLGEFSKVVRDAMAPSYPELVTEFDRIDSVMRNEEEAFLTTLTAGSKIFDVAVAETKKAGGGRLSGDKAFQLHDTYGFPIDLTLEMASEQGLSVDEQGFRDLMAEQRRRAKEDAKARKTGHGDLSTYRTLLDQHGTTEFIGYTDLQSHSRVLGLLVDGQPAKSAAAGSEIELVLDRTPFYAEGGGQIADTGRLVGPGVAVEVHDVQRAVPGLFVHRAKVVEGELGVDTMLEAAVDQARRHAIERSHSATHLVHAAVRSAYGKRAAQAGSLNSPGRMRFDFTAPSAVSAGVLAGVEEEVNDYLQSDVEVQTFTTTMDRAMELGAVALFGEKYGDQVRVVDMGEYSRELCGGTHVPRIGRLGVVKLVGDSSVGSGVHRVEALVGMDAMRHISKEHLLVSQLAEQFKVPADELPERINGVVSRLKAAEKEIQQLRVAQVLQSAGELAEKGTDVHGVTVVAEQVPDGVDGGALRALAGEIRGRLGSRPSVVALFSAEEGKVSFVVGVSDAARDQGIAAGKLVPGFAAEVGGRGGGKPDMAQGGGSNPAGITAAIGALRKAVDQVVAGG; encoded by the coding sequence GTGCAGACCCACGAGATCAACAGCCGATTCACCGAGCACTTCCGCAGCCGCGGCCACACCGTGGTGCCCAGCGCCTCGCTGATCCTGGACGACCCGACGCTGCTGTTCGTCAACGCCGGGATGGTGCAGTTCAAGCCCTACTTCCTGGGCGAGGCCCCGGCGCCGTACCCGCGTGCCACCAGCATCCAGAAGTGCGTGCGCACCGGCGACATCGACGAGGTCGGCAAGACCACCCGGCACAACACGTTCTTCCAGATGGCGGGCAACTTCTCCTTCGGCGATTACTTCAAAGAAGGCGCCATGCAGTTCGCCTGGGAGCTGCTGACCAAGTCCCAGTCCGACGGCGGCTACGGCTTCGACCCGGAGCGGCTGTGGGTCACCGTCTACGAGAAGGACGCCCAGGCGCGGCAGCTCTGGCAGGACGTCGTCGGCGTCCCGGCCGACCGGATCCAGGAGCGCGACGGCAAGGACAACTACTGGGACATGGGCGTGCCCGGTCCCGGCGGTCCGTGCTCGGAGATCTACTTCGACCGCGGCCCGAAGTACGGCCGCGAGGGCGGCCCGGTCGCCGACGAGGACCGCTACATCGAGATCTGGAACCTGGTGTTCATGCAGGACATCAGGGGTGAGCTCTCGCCGAAGCTGGGGCACGAGCCGATCGGCACGCTGCCCAGCAAGAACATCGACACCGGCATGGGCGTCGAGCGGGTGGCCTGCCTGCTGCAGGGCGTGGAGAACGTCTACGAGACCGACCTGGTCCGCCCGGTCATCGCCAAGGCCGAGGAGCTCTCCGGCCGCCGCTACGGCGCGAACCACGAGGACGACGTGCGCTTCCGCGTCATCGCCGACCACGCCCGCTCCGGCGTGATGCTGGTCGGCGACGGCGTGACGCCCGGCAACGAGGCCCGCGGCTACGTGCTGCGCCGGTTGCTGCGCCGGATCATCCGCTCCACCCGCCTGCTGGGCGTGCAGGAGCCGGTGCTCGGCGAGTTCAGCAAGGTCGTGCGCGACGCGATGGCGCCGAGCTACCCGGAGCTGGTCACCGAGTTCGACCGCATCGACTCGGTGATGCGCAACGAGGAAGAGGCCTTCCTGACCACCCTGACCGCCGGGTCGAAGATCTTCGACGTGGCGGTGGCCGAGACCAAGAAGGCCGGCGGCGGCCGGCTCTCCGGTGACAAGGCCTTCCAGCTGCACGACACCTACGGCTTCCCGATCGACCTGACCCTGGAGATGGCCTCCGAGCAGGGCCTGAGCGTCGACGAGCAGGGCTTCCGGGACCTGATGGCCGAGCAGCGCCGCCGGGCCAAGGAGGACGCCAAGGCGCGCAAGACCGGCCACGGCGACCTGTCCACCTACCGCACGCTGCTGGACCAGCACGGCACCACCGAGTTCATCGGCTACACCGACCTGCAGTCGCACAGCCGGGTGCTGGGTCTGCTGGTGGACGGCCAGCCTGCGAAGTCCGCGGCCGCGGGCAGCGAGATCGAGCTGGTGCTGGACCGCACCCCGTTCTACGCCGAGGGCGGTGGCCAGATCGCCGACACCGGCCGACTGGTCGGCCCCGGCGTGGCCGTCGAGGTGCACGACGTGCAGCGCGCGGTGCCGGGCCTGTTCGTGCACCGCGCCAAGGTCGTCGAGGGCGAGCTCGGCGTGGACACCATGCTGGAGGCCGCGGTCGACCAGGCCCGTCGCCACGCGATCGAGCGCTCCCACTCCGCGACGCACCTGGTGCACGCGGCGGTGCGCAGCGCCTACGGCAAGCGCGCGGCGCAGGCCGGTTCGCTGAACTCGCCGGGCCGGATGCGGTTCGACTTCACCGCTCCGTCGGCGGTCTCGGCGGGCGTGCTCGCCGGAGTCGAGGAAGAGGTCAACGACTACCTGCAGAGCGACGTCGAGGTGCAGACCTTCACCACCACGATGGACCGGGCCATGGAGCTCGGCGCGGTCGCGCTGTTCGGCGAGAAGTACGGCGACCAGGTGCGCGTCGTGGACATGGGCGAGTACTCCCGCGAGCTCTGCGGTGGCACCCACGTGCCGCGCATCGGCCGCCTCGGCGTGGTCAAGCTGGTCGGCGACTCCTCGGTGGGTTCGGGCGTGCACCGCGTCGAAGCGCTGGTCGGCATGGACGCGATGCGCCACATCAGCAAGGAGCACCTGCTGGTCAGCCAGCTGGCCGAGCAGTTCAAGGTGCCCGCCGACGAGCTGCCGGAGCGCATCAACGGCGTGGTCTCCCGGCTGAAGGCCGCGGAGAAGGAGATCCAGCAGCTGCGCGTCGCGCAGGTCCTGCAGTCCGCCGGTGAACTCGCCGAGAAGGGCACCGACGTGCACGGCGTGACCGTGGTCGCCGAGCAGGTGCCCGACGGCGTGGACGGCGGTGCGCTGCGCGCGCTGGCCGGCGAGATCCGCGGCCGGCTCGGCTCCCGCCCGTCGGTGGTGGCGCTGTTCTCCGCCGAGGAGGGCAAGGTCAGCTTCGTGGTCGGCGTCAGCGACGCGGCCCGCGACCAGGGCATCGCCGCGGGCAAGCTGGTGCCGGGCTTCGCCGCCGAGGTCGGCGGGCGCGGCGGCGGCAAGCCGGACATGGCGCAGGGCGGCGGCTCGAACCCGGCCGGGATCACCGCCGCGATCGGCGCGCTGCGCAAGGCGGTCGACCAGGTGGTGGCTGGCGGGTGA
- a CDS encoding HPr family phosphocarrier protein — MFERRVTVASKVGLHARPAALVAKAAAAQPVKITIRKDDTKPVEAGSILGLMTLGAAFGDEVVLEAAGEGAEAALDHIAQLVATDLDNAN; from the coding sequence ATGTTCGAGCGACGGGTCACCGTGGCCAGCAAGGTCGGCCTGCACGCCCGGCCCGCGGCCCTGGTGGCGAAGGCCGCTGCGGCGCAGCCGGTGAAGATCACGATCCGCAAGGACGACACCAAGCCGGTGGAGGCGGGCAGCATCCTGGGCCTGATGACCCTGGGCGCGGCCTTCGGCGACGAGGTCGTCCTGGAGGCCGCCGGTGAGGGCGCCGAAGCGGCGCTGGACCACATCGCCCAGCTGGTCGCCACCGACCTGGACAACGCCAACTGA
- a CDS encoding PTS transporter subunit EIIC has product MSASAPAAKGNKKGLAQLQRLGRSLMLPIAVLPAAALLMRLGQDDLLGAEGLGGALSWLLPVADVVGAAGGVLFDNLPILFAIGVAIGFAKKADGSTALSAAVGYLVLAGVMWKITGTEDGTVYNKGPYGVLGGIIAGIVAAVLWQKYHRIKLPAYLGFFGGRRFVPIVTAVATLLIGVVLGLLYPIFDAGLTAFSNAVTQNAVIGGGIYGVVNRLLLPFGLHHIPNNVVWFLFGDYHGEKGDISRFFAGDPTAGTFMTGFFPIFMFALPAAALAIWQCAKPSQRKIVGGVMLSTALTAFLTGITEPLEFSFIFVAWPLLLVHAVLTGSAHMLVNFLDIHSGFGFSAGAIDYVLNFGISTNSLWLIPIGLGYAVIYYFVFRFVITKWNLRTPGREDDDNDTAETSTDNAEGKAKSGPEKN; this is encoded by the coding sequence ATGAGTGCCAGCGCCCCAGCGGCGAAGGGCAACAAGAAGGGGCTCGCTCAGCTGCAGCGGCTGGGCCGGAGCCTCATGCTGCCGATCGCCGTCCTACCCGCCGCCGCGCTGCTGATGCGCCTCGGCCAGGACGACCTGCTCGGCGCCGAGGGCCTCGGCGGCGCGCTGTCCTGGCTGCTGCCGGTCGCCGACGTGGTCGGCGCCGCGGGTGGTGTGCTGTTCGACAACCTGCCGATCCTGTTCGCGATCGGTGTCGCGATCGGCTTCGCGAAGAAGGCCGACGGGTCCACCGCGCTGTCCGCGGCGGTCGGCTACCTGGTGCTGGCCGGCGTGATGTGGAAGATCACCGGGACCGAGGACGGCACGGTCTACAACAAGGGCCCCTACGGCGTGCTCGGCGGCATCATCGCCGGCATCGTGGCGGCCGTGCTGTGGCAGAAGTACCACCGCATCAAGCTGCCCGCCTACCTGGGCTTCTTCGGCGGCCGCCGGTTCGTGCCGATCGTCACCGCGGTGGCCACGCTGCTCATCGGCGTCGTCCTCGGCCTGCTCTACCCGATCTTCGACGCAGGTCTGACCGCCTTCAGCAACGCCGTCACCCAGAACGCGGTGATCGGCGGCGGCATCTACGGCGTGGTCAACCGGCTCCTGCTGCCGTTCGGCCTGCACCACATCCCGAACAACGTGGTCTGGTTCCTCTTCGGCGACTACCACGGCGAGAAGGGCGACATCTCCCGCTTCTTCGCCGGTGACCCCACCGCGGGCACCTTCATGACCGGTTTCTTCCCGATCTTCATGTTCGCCCTGCCCGCCGCCGCGCTCGCCATCTGGCAGTGCGCCAAGCCGTCGCAGCGCAAGATCGTCGGCGGCGTGATGCTCTCGACCGCGCTGACCGCGTTCCTCACCGGCATCACCGAGCCGCTGGAGTTCTCGTTCATCTTCGTGGCCTGGCCGCTGCTGCTGGTGCACGCGGTGCTCACCGGTAGCGCGCACATGCTGGTCAACTTCCTGGACATCCACTCCGGGTTCGGCTTCTCCGCGGGCGCCATCGACTACGTGCTGAACTTCGGCATCTCGACCAACTCGCTGTGGCTGATCCCGATCGGCCTCGGCTACGCGGTCATCTACTACTTCGTGTTCCGGTTCGTGATCACGAAGTGGAACCTGCGCACGCCTGGCCGTGAGGATGACGACAACGACACGGCCGAGACCAGCACGGATAATGCCGAGGGGAAGGCCAAGTCGGGCCCCGAGAAGAACTGA
- a CDS encoding PTS sugar transporter subunit IIA, with amino-acid sequence MSVEVGSPVAGLAAALGEVPDPVFSQAMVGPGMAIKPSGGRADAVAPIAGTVMTLHPHAFVIASSGGTAVLVHLGIDTVKLKGEGFELHVAKGDVVEAGQRIVSWDPSEVESHGYSSICPVIALEVAPEALADVREDGQVATGDVLFTVSA; translated from the coding sequence GTGAGCGTCGAGGTCGGCAGCCCGGTGGCCGGCCTGGCCGCCGCGCTCGGCGAGGTGCCGGACCCGGTGTTCTCGCAGGCCATGGTCGGGCCGGGGATGGCGATCAAGCCGTCCGGCGGGCGGGCCGACGCGGTCGCGCCGATCGCGGGCACGGTGATGACGCTGCACCCGCACGCGTTCGTGATCGCTTCGTCCGGTGGCACCGCGGTCCTGGTGCACCTGGGCATCGACACGGTCAAGCTCAAGGGCGAGGGCTTCGAGCTGCACGTGGCCAAGGGCGACGTGGTCGAGGCGGGCCAGCGCATCGTCAGCTGGGACCCGTCCGAGGTGGAGTCGCACGGCTACTCGTCGATCTGCCCGGTGATCGCGCTGGAGGTGGCGCCCGAGGCGCTGGCGGACGTCCGCGAGGACGGCCAGGTCGCCACCGGCGACGTCCTCTTCACGGTCTCCGCCTGA
- a CDS encoding DUF948 domain-containing protein produces MTPTQIAALIAAGAFVLLVVLLAIPLIKLGRTLDEATIAIRKAHENSDPLFTGANSTITHVNTQLERVDGITANAKTISGNVSALSSLFTATLGGPLVKTAAFSYGVSKALRARRKRKQEPTGRHFRRKGKGGRK; encoded by the coding sequence GTGACGCCCACGCAGATCGCCGCGCTGATCGCCGCCGGAGCGTTCGTGCTGCTGGTCGTGCTGCTGGCGATCCCGCTGATCAAGCTCGGCCGGACCTTGGACGAGGCGACCATCGCGATCCGCAAGGCGCACGAGAACTCCGACCCGCTGTTCACCGGCGCGAATTCGACGATCACTCACGTCAACACCCAGCTGGAGCGGGTGGACGGGATCACCGCCAACGCCAAGACGATCAGCGGCAACGTCTCGGCGCTGTCCTCGCTGTTCACGGCTACACTGGGTGGCCCGTTGGTGAAGACGGCGGCGTTCTCCTACGGGGTCAGCAAGGCGCTGCGCGCACGCCGCAAGCGCAAGCAGGAGCCCACTGGCCGGCACTTCCGCCGCAAGGGCAAAGGGGGGCGCAAGTGA
- the mltG gene encoding endolytic transglycosylase MltG: protein MTDELGLFADEPDDRRRRAPDPERFRRRKRRRLVTALAGLFVLVLVGVGVLYGASQIMQIGAYDDYDGEGTGDVVVEVKAGDTVSAIGRTLSQQDVVASTKAFTKAAEENRQINSIQPGYYLMRGKMSGEAAVAHILSPKAKVGRVDIRGGMRLEDQLAPNNGHTPGILTKLAEATCAGENPTCATSEEMHHIAATADLKSLGVPDWAIEGASRAEPKRRLEGLIMPGIYDVKPGESAENVLRDVVTRSAAALEAAGLPQRAEGTKHSAYELLIIGSIVQSEAITKDFGQVARVIENRLSHPIMRLGMDSTINYPLDKPSLLTDPKDRERPGAYNTYMNFGLPPTPISTATKEALEAAENPAPGNWRYFVKCYPDGTSCFADTFEQHRAYIDEARARGAF, encoded by the coding sequence GTGACCGACGAACTCGGACTGTTCGCCGACGAGCCCGACGACAGGAGGCGACGCGCCCCCGACCCGGAGCGCTTCCGCCGCCGCAAGCGCCGCCGCCTGGTGACCGCGCTGGCCGGGCTGTTCGTGCTGGTGCTGGTGGGTGTCGGCGTCCTCTACGGGGCCAGCCAGATCATGCAGATCGGCGCCTACGACGACTACGACGGCGAGGGCACCGGTGACGTGGTCGTCGAGGTCAAGGCCGGCGACACCGTCAGCGCCATCGGCCGCACCCTGTCCCAGCAGGACGTGGTGGCCAGCACCAAGGCGTTCACCAAGGCCGCCGAGGAGAACCGGCAGATCAACAGCATCCAGCCGGGCTACTACCTGATGCGCGGCAAGATGTCCGGCGAGGCGGCCGTGGCGCACATCCTGTCGCCGAAGGCGAAGGTCGGCCGGGTGGACATCCGCGGCGGCATGCGGCTGGAGGACCAGCTCGCGCCCAACAACGGGCACACGCCGGGCATCCTGACCAAGCTCGCCGAAGCCACCTGCGCCGGTGAGAACCCCACGTGCGCCACCTCCGAGGAGATGCACCACATCGCCGCGACCGCCGACCTGAAGTCGCTGGGCGTGCCGGACTGGGCGATCGAGGGCGCCTCGCGGGCCGAGCCGAAGCGGCGGCTGGAAGGCCTGATCATGCCCGGCATCTACGACGTCAAGCCGGGCGAGTCCGCGGAGAACGTGCTGCGCGACGTGGTCACCCGTTCCGCGGCGGCGCTGGAGGCCGCGGGCCTGCCGCAGCGGGCGGAGGGCACCAAGCACTCCGCGTACGAGCTGTTGATCATCGGTTCGATCGTTCAGAGCGAAGCGATCACGAAGGACTTCGGCCAGGTCGCGCGGGTGATCGAGAACCGGCTGTCCCATCCGATCATGCGGCTCGGCATGGACTCCACGATCAACTACCCGCTGGACAAGCCGAGCCTGCTGACCGATCCGAAGGACCGCGAGCGGCCGGGGGCGTACAACACGTACATGAACTTCGGGCTGCCGCCGACGCCGATCTCGACGGCCACCAAGGAAGCGCTGGAGGCCGCGGAGAACCCGGCCCCGGGCAACTGGCGGTACTTCGTGAAGTGCTACCCGGACGGCACGTCGTGCTTCGCCGACACCTTCGAGCAGCACCGGGCCTACATCGACGAAGCGCGGGCCCGCGGTGCCTTCTGA
- a CDS encoding shikimate dehydrogenase has product MPSDQRRAAVLGSPIEHSLSPILHGSAYAALGLSGWTYERVEADERQLVEFVAGLGPEWAGLSVTMPGKRAALRVADEVSARAEAVGAANTLVHRADGSWAADCTDVDGVVGALRAAGGFYTGHSGLVLGAGGTAAATLAAFAELGLRRATIAVREPARAREAAETAERVGLEVRVERLDRVALADAAAAADVVVSTLPAGALGERAAELATAACVLDVVYHPWPTPLAAAVTAAGGRVATGLDMLLHQAFGQVEQFTGRRAPRRVMRDALAEATGNELPLPL; this is encoded by the coding sequence GTGCCTTCTGATCAGCGGCGGGCGGCGGTGCTCGGTTCTCCGATCGAGCACTCGCTGTCCCCGATCCTGCACGGATCCGCTTACGCCGCACTGGGATTGAGCGGCTGGACCTACGAGCGGGTGGAGGCCGACGAGCGGCAGCTGGTCGAGTTCGTCGCCGGTCTCGGCCCCGAGTGGGCCGGGCTGTCGGTGACGATGCCGGGCAAGCGTGCGGCGTTGCGCGTCGCCGACGAGGTCAGCGCGCGGGCCGAAGCGGTCGGCGCGGCGAACACGCTGGTGCACCGGGCCGACGGCAGCTGGGCCGCGGACTGCACCGACGTCGACGGAGTCGTCGGAGCGCTGCGCGCGGCCGGCGGCTTCTACACCGGTCACAGCGGCCTGGTCCTGGGAGCGGGCGGCACCGCCGCCGCGACCCTGGCGGCCTTCGCGGAGCTCGGCCTGCGCCGGGCGACGATCGCGGTGCGCGAGCCCGCGCGAGCGCGCGAAGCGGCGGAGACCGCGGAGCGGGTGGGGCTCGAGGTGCGCGTGGAGCGGCTGGACCGCGTCGCGCTCGCGGACGCCGCGGCAGCGGCGGACGTCGTGGTGTCGACGCTGCCGGCGGGGGCGCTCGGAGAGCGCGCGGCGGAGCTGGCGACGGCCGCTTGCGTGCTCGACGTGGTCTACCACCCGTGGCCGACGCCGCTGGCCGCGGCGGTGACCGCGGCGGGCGGTCGGGTGGCGACGGGCCTGGACATGCTGCTGCACCAGGCGTTCGGCCAGGTCGAGCAGTTCACCGGCCGCCGCGCGCCGCGCCGGGTGATGCGCGACGCACTCGCCGAGGCCACCGGCAACGAGCTCCCGCTCCCGCTCTGA
- a CDS encoding glucose PTS transporter subunit EIIB yields the protein MAQDKAAAILAALGGGDNVVEIEPCITRLRCEVEDGSLIDEAALKAAGAHGVMKQGTVVQVVVGPEADTLAEDIEDLR from the coding sequence GTGGCTCAGGACAAGGCCGCGGCGATCCTGGCCGCGCTCGGCGGCGGGGACAACGTGGTGGAGATCGAGCCGTGCATCACGCGGCTTCGCTGCGAGGTCGAGGACGGCTCGTTGATCGACGAGGCGGCGCTGAAGGCGGCCGGCGCGCACGGCGTCATGAAGCAGGGCACGGTCGTGCAGGTCGTGGTGGGCCCGGAGGCCGACACCCTGGCCGAGGACATCGAGGACCTGCGGTGA
- the ruvX gene encoding Holliday junction resolvase RuvX, whose protein sequence is MSEHQRAEPGPGRRLGVDVGAVRVGVALSDPAPMLATPLVTLKRDEAGGSDLAQLAELVTEHDVVEVVVGMPKTLAGRHGAAAEIAQSYGTALAERIAPVPVRFADERLTTVTASRMLSQRGVKGKKQRAVVDQAAAVEILQAFLDGRGKTREDLS, encoded by the coding sequence GTGAGCGAGCACCAGCGGGCGGAACCCGGACCGGGGCGTCGGCTAGGTGTCGACGTTGGTGCGGTCCGGGTGGGTGTCGCGCTCAGCGACCCCGCCCCGATGCTGGCCACCCCGCTGGTGACCCTGAAGCGGGACGAGGCGGGCGGCAGCGATCTGGCGCAGCTGGCCGAGCTCGTCACCGAGCACGACGTGGTGGAAGTCGTGGTGGGCATGCCCAAGACGTTGGCAGGCCGCCACGGCGCCGCCGCGGAGATCGCGCAGTCCTACGGCACGGCGCTCGCGGAGCGCATCGCGCCGGTGCCGGTGCGGTTCGCGGACGAGCGGTTGACCACCGTGACCGCCAGCCGGATGCTTTCGCAGCGGGGGGTCAAGGGGAAGAAACAGCGCGCCGTGGTGGACCAGGCGGCTGCGGTGGAGATCTTGCAGGCGTTCTTGGACGGTCGGGGGAAGACGCGAGAGGACCTTTCGTGA